The following are from one region of the Pseudomonadota bacterium genome:
- a CDS encoding DNA-binding protein has product MRIMKGKNNAEIGSIEVAELLDTSPDNVNYMARKGILPGYKEKKFWRFNKRAVVRWIKSRKLVEV; this is encoded by the coding sequence ATGAGGATTATGAAAGGTAAAAATAATGCTGAAATCGGTAGTATCGAGGTAGCGGAGCTGCTGGATACGAGCCCCGATAATGTAAACTACATGGCCCGGAAAGGGATTCTGCCTGGGTATAAAGAGAAAAAATTCTGGCGCTTTAATAAGCGTGCGGTGGTTCGTTGGATTAAATCCAGGAAGCTGGTAGAGGTTTGA
- a CDS encoding AMP-binding protein — protein MGFEDQGETLVSPFLEGFLYTREELEEKEEVLVNKPQFELGNITIGKLIETVAGQFGDNKALEYHKQGLSLSYKELNQVCNQVAKGFMALGVKRGDHVAIWANNVPQWTYTQFGLPKCGGVLVTVNTAYRSFELEYLMKQSDSTTLILIGGVREADEYVKVINEVCPELKDAQPGELDCAKLPKLKNVVYIGTEKIPGTFSWEDVMALGEKISDVELEARQATCQPEDVINMQYTSGTTGFPKGVMLTHTNLIGNAYSMADCMNLTADDCLCIPVPFFHCFGCVIGNLCSLVSGATMAPVVAFNAVDVLETIQASKCTVIHGVPTMFIAELEEMKKKKYDTSHLRTGVMAGSPCPIEVMKQVVDVMGASEMTIVYGQTEASPGCTQTRVTDSLELRVSTVGRALPNVEVMIVDPDTGAEMPRGEQGELVTRGYHVMKGYYKMPEATEKAIDKDGWLHTRDLAVMDAEGNCKITGRMGDMIIRGGENIYPREIEEFLYTNEKIKDVQVVGVPSIKYGEEVVAYVQMKPGQQATEEELKAFCKGKIAFHKTPAFFMFVDEYPTTASGKIQKYKLREMATVSLGREEAAKIKTA, from the coding sequence ATGGGGTTTGAAGATCAGGGGGAGACGTTAGTCTCCCCTTTTTTAGAAGGTTTCTTGTATACTAGAGAAGAGTTGGAAGAGAAAGAGGAGGTATTGGTGAACAAACCGCAATTTGAACTTGGTAATATTACCATCGGAAAATTAATCGAAACGGTTGCCGGGCAGTTTGGTGACAATAAAGCGTTAGAGTATCATAAGCAGGGGCTCAGCCTGAGTTATAAAGAGCTGAATCAAGTCTGCAACCAGGTGGCTAAAGGTTTCATGGCGCTGGGGGTTAAGCGCGGAGACCATGTCGCCATCTGGGCCAACAACGTGCCGCAGTGGACCTATACACAGTTTGGTTTGCCCAAGTGCGGGGGCGTGTTGGTTACCGTCAATACCGCCTATCGCAGCTTCGAGCTCGAATACCTGATGAAGCAATCCGATTCGACGACTCTGATTCTGATCGGCGGAGTGCGTGAAGCGGATGAGTATGTCAAGGTTATCAATGAAGTTTGTCCGGAACTGAAGGATGCCCAACCGGGGGAACTTGACTGCGCCAAATTACCGAAGCTTAAAAATGTTGTTTATATCGGAACAGAAAAGATTCCCGGAACCTTCAGCTGGGAAGATGTTATGGCTCTGGGTGAAAAGATCAGCGACGTCGAGCTTGAGGCACGGCAAGCGACCTGTCAGCCAGAAGATGTCATAAATATGCAGTACACCTCAGGGACTACTGGTTTTCCCAAGGGGGTTATGCTGACCCACACCAACCTGATCGGCAACGCCTACAGCATGGCGGATTGCATGAACCTGACTGCAGATGACTGTCTTTGCATTCCGGTTCCCTTTTTCCACTGTTTCGGATGTGTGATCGGTAATCTCTGCAGTCTGGTTTCGGGAGCGACCATGGCCCCGGTGGTTGCCTTTAACGCCGTGGATGTTTTGGAAACCATTCAGGCTTCGAAGTGTACCGTTATTCACGGTGTCCCGACGATGTTTATCGCTGAGCTTGAGGAGATGAAAAAGAAGAAGTATGATACCTCACACCTGCGCACCGGGGTCATGGCTGGATCTCCCTGCCCGATCGAGGTTATGAAGCAGGTGGTCGATGTGATGGGGGCCAGCGAGATGACGATTGTCTATGGCCAGACCGAAGCTTCGCCGGGCTGTACCCAGACCCGGGTTACGGATTCCCTGGAACTGCGGGTTTCAACCGTGGGGCGGGCCCTGCCCAATGTCGAGGTCATGATTGTCGATCCTGATACCGGCGCGGAAATGCCGCGTGGCGAGCAGGGTGAGCTTGTAACCCGGGGCTATCATGTCATGAAGGGTTACTATAAGATGCCGGAAGCTACTGAGAAGGCGATCGACAAGGATGGCTGGCTCCATACCAGGGATCTGGCGGTGATGGACGCCGAGGGCAACTGCAAGATTACCGGCCGGATGGGCGATATGATCATTCGGGGCGGCGAAAATATCTACCCGCGTGAAATCGAAGAATTTCTTTATACCAACGAAAAGATCAAGGACGTGCAGGTGGTTGGCGTACCCAGCATCAAATATGGAGAGGAAGTGGTCGCTTATGTGCAGATGAAACCTGGACAGCAGGCCACTGAAGAGGAACTTAAAGCCTTTTGTAAAGGCAAGATTGCTTTTCACAAAACTCCGGCTTTTTTTATGTTTGTCGACGAATATCCGACTACTGCCAGCGGCAAGATTCAAAAGTATAAATTGCGTGAAATGGCCACTGTTTCATTGGGGCGAGAAGAAGCCGCCAAGATCAAAACTGCCTAG
- a CDS encoding cation acetate symporter produces MRRILIAVLVLLCSPALVMASEEAAKIFKFEPTKSLSALGLIYTVLMVFVFLYVGYLSKKKTTTSDDYYTAGRGIGALSNGLAMTSNYLSLATFLGFTALIWKLQFLLVAFVMAWMGGFVLISIGVAPSLRRWGKFTSMQFIGERYGRFAKIISVICMILLAQLYLIGQMKGVGNVFQVMFHWDYTTGLVIGGLVVTTYVTIGGMYGLSYNQTLQTIIMGFALIFPTVIILMKLGAGGAAIFPPLGYAKLVPTMLAQLPTYFDPFTTVGGKIPLTFKYYTAIIFSLGMGTIGLPHIAMRYFTAPSVREGKKATLWGIFFVGIIFLTTFAIGFAAKLYTVEVINKQMGLTMAPQDADLLVVVMSQAFTPSWIAALPIAGALAAGLSTIGGLLMVIGTGIGHDIYTTISPNATEEKKMKMGLFFTAAGGITTILLALNPPEFLLTSVIWAFVVAASTFTPVLILGVWWKGANKVGAVCGMAVGAFLSITLWWTKGKLFGFQFVNMGPLGHLMGGIFSASAAWFVTVLVSLISGGEKDEEILRVVDRIHGWTDYSTERYSGNTFAICCALVALGLMIWSAMPA; encoded by the coding sequence ATGAGACGTATTTTAATTGCCGTACTGGTTCTGCTGTGTTCTCCCGCGCTGGTCATGGCGTCGGAAGAGGCGGCCAAAATTTTCAAGTTTGAGCCCACGAAATCACTTTCGGCCCTCGGCCTGATTTATACCGTGCTCATGGTTTTCGTCTTTCTGTATGTCGGTTATCTTTCGAAGAAAAAGACCACCACGTCGGATGATTACTATACCGCCGGGCGCGGTATCGGCGCTCTCTCCAACGGTCTGGCCATGACTTCCAATTATCTCAGTCTGGCGACCTTTCTCGGGTTTACCGCGCTGATCTGGAAGCTGCAGTTTCTGTTGGTTGCCTTCGTCATGGCCTGGATGGGCGGCTTTGTGCTGATCTCTATCGGTGTGGCTCCAAGTCTGCGGCGTTGGGGTAAGTTTACCAGCATGCAGTTTATCGGTGAGCGCTATGGTCGATTTGCCAAAATCATATCCGTTATCTGCATGATTCTGCTGGCCCAGCTTTATCTGATCGGACAGATGAAGGGGGTCGGCAACGTCTTTCAGGTCATGTTTCACTGGGATTACACGACCGGCCTGGTCATCGGCGGCCTCGTCGTCACCACTTATGTCACGATCGGGGGTATGTACGGACTATCCTATAATCAGACCCTGCAGACGATCATCATGGGCTTCGCGCTCATTTTCCCGACGGTTATAATTTTGATGAAGTTGGGGGCCGGCGGCGCCGCTATCTTTCCGCCGCTTGGTTACGCCAAGCTGGTGCCGACCATGTTGGCTCAGCTGCCGACCTATTTCGATCCTTTTACCACGGTCGGCGGCAAGATTCCTCTGACCTTCAAGTACTATACGGCAATCATTTTCAGCCTTGGCATGGGAACCATCGGTTTGCCCCATATCGCCATGCGTTATTTTACGGCGCCGTCGGTGCGCGAAGGGAAAAAGGCCACTTTGTGGGGCATCTTTTTTGTCGGGATCATCTTTCTGACGACCTTTGCTATTGGTTTCGCGGCTAAACTTTATACGGTTGAAGTCATCAATAAGCAGATGGGTCTGACGATGGCTCCACAAGATGCCGACTTGCTGGTCGTGGTTATGAGCCAGGCCTTTACGCCGAGCTGGATTGCAGCTCTGCCGATCGCCGGCGCTCTGGCTGCCGGTCTTTCCACCATCGGAGGCCTGCTGATGGTTATCGGAACCGGAATCGGCCACGACATCTACACGACGATTTCTCCGAATGCGACGGAAGAGAAAAAGATGAAGATGGGTCTTTTCTTTACGGCTGCCGGTGGAATCACGACTATTTTGCTGGCTCTGAATCCGCCTGAGTTCCTGCTGACCAGCGTTATCTGGGCTTTCGTGGTCGCCGCTTCCACCTTTACCCCGGTGCTGATTCTTGGTGTCTGGTGGAAGGGAGCCAACAAGGTGGGAGCCGTTTGCGGCATGGCTGTCGGGGCTTTTCTTTCGATTACCTTGTGGTGGACCAAAGGCAAACTGTTCGGTTTCCAGTTTGTCAATATGGGTCCGCTGGGTCACCTGATGGGCGGTATTTTTTCCGCTTCCGCTGCGTGGTTTGTGACGGTGCTCGTCAGTCTGATTTCCGGTGGT
- a CDS encoding acyl-CoA synthetase has protein sequence MKDYDEVKKNFKFDIPEFFNYGFDVVDRWAKDRTKLAMVWASTDLSEIRKYSFFDLQCLSNKFANVLRKKGLKKGDRVFVMVPRIVEWYAVMLGTAKLGVVPMPAPNILVPHDVEYRVQQADAVAAIMWHENVSKIDEVRSSCPTLKHYICIGEKKEGWDAYADLMTEASVKLSRDEVEATKSSDGLLIYFTSGTTKFPKMVCHTHASYGIGHIITAKFWQDLKPTDLHWTLSDTGWAKAGWGKIYGQWQIGAAVMVHNAAGRFDAKTHLKIIETCGVTTFCAPPTAYRMLILEDLSQYDLSGLRHSLAAGEPLNPEIIKVWKEHTGTTIYDGFGQTESVNMIANYPCMKIKFGSMGKPTPGFDIHLVDDDGNPVPINEEGHIAVRVKPVAPVGLCTEYWRNPEATSEAFVGDWYYTGDKAKVDEDGYFWFVGRSDDVIKASGYRIGPFEVESALQSHPAVAESAVVGSPDELRGTIVKAFIILAPGFEPSDELIKDIQDHVKKETAPYKYPREIEFLKELPKTVSGKIRRVELRKMEEAKKA, from the coding sequence ATGAAGGATTACGATGAGGTTAAGAAAAACTTTAAATTCGATATTCCAGAATTTTTTAATTACGGTTTCGATGTCGTTGATCGCTGGGCTAAGGACCGGACCAAGTTGGCGATGGTCTGGGCCAGTACCGACCTGAGTGAGATTCGCAAGTATTCATTTTTCGATCTGCAGTGTCTTTCCAATAAGTTCGCCAATGTGTTACGCAAAAAGGGATTGAAAAAAGGCGACCGGGTTTTTGTCATGGTTCCCAGGATTGTGGAATGGTATGCGGTTATGTTGGGGACCGCCAAGCTCGGCGTGGTGCCGATGCCGGCCCCCAATATTCTGGTTCCGCACGACGTTGAGTATCGCGTGCAGCAGGCCGATGCGGTTGCGGCCATCATGTGGCATGAAAATGTCTCGAAGATTGATGAGGTTCGCAGCAGCTGTCCGACGCTGAAGCATTACATTTGTATTGGTGAAAAGAAGGAGGGTTGGGATGCTTATGCCGATCTGATGACGGAGGCGTCGGTTAAACTCTCTCGTGACGAAGTCGAAGCGACTAAATCCAGCGACGGGTTACTGATTTATTTTACTTCCGGGACGACCAAGTTCCCCAAAATGGTTTGTCATACCCACGCGTCATACGGAATTGGCCATATTATAACCGCTAAATTCTGGCAGGATCTGAAACCCACTGATCTGCACTGGACTCTTTCCGATACCGGGTGGGCGAAAGCCGGTTGGGGCAAGATTTACGGTCAGTGGCAAATCGGCGCGGCGGTTATGGTGCATAACGCAGCCGGTCGTTTTGATGCAAAAACCCATCTTAAGATTATTGAAACCTGTGGCGTGACCACTTTCTGTGCTCCGCCGACCGCTTATCGAATGCTTATTCTTGAAGATCTTTCTCAGTATGATCTATCCGGTCTGCGCCACTCTTTGGCCGCCGGCGAACCTCTCAATCCAGAGATCATCAAGGTCTGGAAGGAGCATACCGGGACGACGATTTATGACGGCTTCGGTCAGACCGAATCAGTAAACATGATCGCCAATTATCCTTGTATGAAGATCAAGTTCGGTTCCATGGGCAAGCCGACTCCGGGCTTTGACATTCATCTGGTCGATGACGACGGCAATCCGGTGCCGATTAACGAAGAGGGCCATATCGCGGTGCGCGTTAAACCCGTGGCTCCGGTTGGTCTGTGTACGGAGTACTGGCGTAACCCGGAGGCCACGAGTGAAGCCTTTGTTGGAGACTGGTACTATACCGGCGACAAGGCGAAGGTCGATGAAGATGGTTATTTCTGGTTTGTCGGGCGTTCTGATGATGTGATTAAGGCTTCCGGTTATCGCATCGGACCCTTTGAAGTTGAAAGCGCCCTGCAGAGCCATCCCGCCGTCGCCGAAAGCGCGGTGGTCGGTTCTCCCGATGAATTGCGGGGGACGATCGTCAAGGCCTTCATCATTTTGGCTCCCGGTTTCGAGCCTTCGGATGAGTTGATCAAAGATATACAGGATCATGTTAAAAAGGAGACGGCTCCGTATAAGTATCCCCGGGAAATCGAATTTTTGAAAGAGCTGCCGAAAACGGTTTCCGGCAAGATTCGCCGCGTTGAGTTGCGCAAAATGGAAGAGGCGAAAAAAGCCTAA